The following are from one region of the Corylus avellana chromosome ca1, CavTom2PMs-1.0 genome:
- the LOC132181230 gene encoding synaptotagmin-1-like, with the protein MGFFSTIFGFCGFGFGISIGLVAGYFLFIYFQPSDVQDPVIRPLVEQDSETLQRMLPEIPLWVKNPDYDRVDWLNKFIGYMWPYLDKAICQTAKNIAKPIIAEQIPKYKIEAVEFEALTLGSLPPTFQGMKVYVTDEKELIMEPSIKWAGNPNVTIAVKAFGLKATVQVIDLQIFAAPRITLKPLVPSFPCFANISVSLMDKPHVDFGLKLLGADLMSIPGLYRFVQELIRDQVAKMYLWPQTLEVPILDPAKAFKRPVGLLNVKVVRAMKLKKKDILGASDPYVKLKLTEDKLPAKKTSVKHKNLNPEWNEEFTVVVKDPETQALEFRVYDWEQVGKHEKMGMNVVPLKELPPNEPKVMTLDLLKNMDLNDVQNEKSRGQLVVELTYNPFKEEDIPKAFEETNTLQKAPDGTPASGGLLVVIVHEAQDVEGKHHTNPFVRILFRGEERKTKHIKKNRDPRWEEEFSFMLDEPPVNDKLHVEVLSSSSRIGLLHPKESLGYVTINLSDVISNKRINEKYHLIDSKNGRIQVELQWRTS; encoded by the exons ATGGGTTTCTTCAGTACCATATTTGGTTTTtgtggatttggatttggaatTTCTATTGGTCTTGTTGCTGGGTATTTCCTCTTCATATATTTCCAACCCAGCGATgtccag GATCCAGTAATTCGTCCCCTGGTTGAGCAAGACTCAGAAACTTTGCAGCGGATGCTTCCGGAGATACCCCTTTGGGTGAAAAATCCAGACTATGATCGA GTTGACTGGCTGAACAAGTTTATTGGATATATGTGGCCGTATCTCGACAAG GCAATTTGCCAGACTGCAAAGAATATAGCAAAGCCAATAATTGCTGAGCAAATTCCAAAATATAAGATCGAGGCCGTTGAGTTTGAAGCACTTACATTAGGGTCCCTGCCACCAACTTTTCAAG GCATGAAAGTCTATGTCACTGATGAGAAGGAGTTGATTATGGAACCATCCATAAAATGGGCTGGAAATCCTAATGTCACTATTGCTGTTAAAGCATTTGGCTTGAAAGCAACTGTCCAG GTGATAGATTTGCAAATCTTTGCTGCACCACGTATTACTCTGAAGCCCTTGGTTCCAAGCTTTCCTTGTTTTGCCAATATCTCTGTGTCTCTCATGGACAAG cCACATGTTGACTTTGGACTGAAGCTTCTTGGGGCTGATCTTATGTCAATACCTGGCCTCTATCGGTTTGTCCAG GAGCTTATAAGGGATCAGGTTGCGAAAATGTATCTTTGGCCCCAAACCCTGGAAGTGCCTATTTTGGATCCAGCAAA AGCTTTCAAGAGGCCGGTTGGACTTCTCAACGTCAAGGTTGTGAGGGCCATgaaactaaagaaaaaagatattctAGGTGCATCAGACCCTTATGTGAAACTAAAGCTCACGGAGGATAAGCTTCCTGCAAAGAAGACCTCTGTGAAGCACAAAAACCTAAACCCTGAATGGAATGAGGAGTTCACCGTTGTCGTTAAAGATCCAGAAACACAGGCTTTAGAGTTTCGTGTTTATGATTGGGAGCAG gttggcaaacatgaGAAGATGGGTATGAATGTAGTCCCTTTGAAGGAACTCCCCCCTAACGAGCCAAAAGTTATGACTTTGGACCTCCTTAAAAATATGGATTTGAATGATGTTCAAAATGAGAAGTCACGGGGGCAGCTTGTAGTTGAATTAACATACAACCCTTTCAAAGAGGAAGACATACCAAAAGCTTTTGAAGAAACAAATACACTACAGAAGGCTCCGGATGGAACGCCTGCCAGTGGAGGTCTGCTTGTAGTTATAGTTCACGAAGCTCAAGATGTTGAAGGGAAGCACCACACTAATCCATTCGTACGGATTCTTTTCAGAGGGGAGGAGAGAAAGACTAAG CATATTAAGAAGAACAGAGATCCAAGATGGGAAGAGGAGTTCTCGTTTATGCTGGATGAGCCTCCCGTTAATGACAAATTGCATGTGGAGGTTCTCAGCAGCTCATCAAGAATAGGCCTGCTGCATCCAAAG GAATCTCTGGGGTATGTTACTATCAATCTTTCAGATGTTATTTCCAACAAAAGAATCAATGAGAAGTACCATCTTATAGATTCCAAGAATGGACGTATCCAGGTTGAGTTACAATGGAGGACTTCATGA
- the LOC132169996 gene encoding synaptotagmin-2-like produces the protein MSVIDLQIFAAPRITLKPLVPSFPCFANISVSLMDKPHVDFGLKLLGADLMSIPGLYRFVQELIRDQVAKMYLWPQTLEVPILDPAKAFKRPVGLLNVKVVRAMKLKKKDILGASDPYVKLKLTEDKLPAKKTSVKHKNLNPEWNEEFTVVVKDPETQALEFRVYDWEQVGKHEKMGMNVVPLKELPPNEPKVMTLDLLKNMDLNDVQNEKSRGQLVVELTYNPFKEEDIPKAFEETNTLQKAPDGTPASGGLLVVIVHEAQDVEGKHHTNPFVRILFRGEERKTKHIKKNRDPRWEEEFSFMLDEPPVNDKLHVEVLSSSSRIGLLHPKESLGYVTINLSDVISNKRINEKYHLIDSKNGRIQVELQWRTS, from the exons ATGTCG GTGATAGATTTGCAAATCTTTGCTGCACCACGTATTACTCTGAAGCCCTTGGTTCCAAGCTTTCCTTGTTTTGCCAATATCTCTGTGTCTCTCATGGACAAG cCACATGTTGACTTTGGACTGAAGCTTCTTGGGGCTGATCTTATGTCAATACCTGGCCTCTATCGGTTTGTCCAG GAGCTTATAAGGGATCAGGTTGCGAAAATGTATCTATGGCCCCAAACCCTGGAAGTGCCTATTTTGGATCCAGCAAA AGCTTTCAAGAGGCCGGTTGGACTTCTCAACGTCAAGGTTGTGAGGGCCATgaaactaaagaaaaaagatattctAGGTGCATCAGACCCTTATGTGAAACTAAAGCTCACTGAGGATAAGCTTCCTGCAAAGAAGACCTCTGTGAAACACAAAAACCTAAACCCTGAATGGAATGAGGAGTTCACCGTTGTCGTTAAAGATCCAGAAACACAGGCTTTAGAGTTTCGTGTTTATGATTGGGAGCAG gttggcaaacatgaGAAGATGGGTATGAATGTAGTCCCTTTGAAGGAACTCCCCCCTAACGAGCCAAAAGTTATGACTTTGGACCTCCTTAAAAATATGGATTTGAATGATGTTCAAAATGAGAAGTCACGGGGGCAGCTTGTAGTTGAATTAACATACAACCCTTTCAAAGAGGAAGACATACCAAAAGCTTTTGAAGAAACAAATACACTACAGAAGGCTCCGGATGGAACGCCTGCCAGTGGAGGTCTGCTTGTAGTTATAGTTCACGAAGCTCAAGATGTTGAAGGGAAGCACCACACTAATCCATTCGTACGGATTCTTTTCAGAGGGGAGGAGAGAAAGACTAAG CATATTAAGAAGAACAGAGATCCAAGATGGGAAGAGGAGTTCTCGTTTATGCTGGATGAGCCTCCCGTTAATGACAAATTGCATGTGGAGGTTCTCAGCAGCTCATCAAGAATAGGCCTGCTGCATCCAAAG gAATCTCTGGGGTATGTTACTATCAATCTTTCAGATGTTATTTCCAACAAAAGAATCAATGAGAAGTACCATCTTATAGATTCCAAGAATGGACGTATCCAGGTTGAGTTACAATGGAGGACTTCATGa
- the LOC132187864 gene encoding L-ascorbate peroxidase 3 — translation MALPVVDTEYLKEVDKARRDLRALIASRNCAPIMLRLAWHDAGTYDVNTKTGGPNGSIRSEEEYSHGSNSGLKKAIDWCEEVKSKRPKITYADLYQLAGVVAVEVTGGPTVDFVPGRKDSIVSPKEGRLPDAKQGAPHLKDIFYRMGLSDKDIVALSGGHTLGRAHPDRSGFDGPWTMEPLKFDNSYFVELLKGESEGLLQLPTDKALLDDPEFRHYVELYAKDEDAFFRDYAESHKKLSELGFSPRSPGSKVIVKDGIILAQSAVGVAVAAAVVILSYFYEVRRKMK, via the exons ATGGCGTTACCGGTTGTTGACACAGAGTACCTGAAGGAGGTCGACAAGGCTCGTCGCGATCTCCGTGCCCTCATCGCCTCTAGAAACTGCGCTCCCATCATGCTCCGCTTAgc GTGGCACGATGCGGGGACATATGATGTGAATACGAAAACAGGTGGACCTAATGGGTCAATTAGGAGCGAGGAAGAGTATAGTCATGGTTCTAACAGTGGCTTGAAGAAAGCCATTGATTGGTGTG AGGAAGTGAAGTCTAAACGTCCAAAGATCACATATGCAGACCTATACCAG CTTGCCGGTGTTGTTGCAGTTGAGGTCACTGGAGGCCCAACCGTTGACTTTGTTCCTGGCAGAAAG GATTCAATCGTTTCTCCCAAGGAAGGGCGACTTCCAGATGCTAAACAAG GTGCTCCACATCTCAAGGACATCTTTTATCGAATGGGTCTGTCTGATAAGGATATTGTTGCACTGTCAGGGGGCCACACACtg GGAAGGGCACATCCAGACAGATCAGGTTTTGATGGTCCTTGGACTATGGAACCTCTGAAGTTTGATAATTCATACTTTGT GGAACTTTTGAAAGGGGAATCAGAGGGCCTTTTGCAACTTCCAACAGACAAGGCTTTATTGGATGATCCTGAGTTCCGTCATTATGTTGAGCTGTATGCAAAG GATGAAGATGCATTCTTTAGAGATTATGCAGAATCACACAAAAAGCTCTCAGAGCTAGGGTTTTCTCCTAGATCCCCTGGCTCTAAGGTAATTGTAAAGGATGGTATCATACTGGCACAGAGTGCGGTTGGAGTTGCGGTTGCTGCTGCTGTGGTGATCTTGAGCTACTTCTATGAAGTTCGCCGAAAAATGAAATGA
- the LOC132166871 gene encoding myb-related protein 308-like, protein MGRSPCCEKAHTNKGAWTKEEDDRLISYIRAHGEGCWRSLPKAAGLLRCGKSCRLRWINYLRPDLKRGNFTEEEDELIIKLHSLLGNKWSLIAGRLPGRTDNEIKNYWNTHIRRKLLNRGIDPATHRPINEAAAQDATTISFAASAVKEEKPTIGIFGGSKDMTKIPDLNLELRISPPCQNQPHDHHQPLKISTAGGKSLCFACSLGLQNSKDCSCGAASIGE, encoded by the exons ATGGGAAGGTCTCCTTGCTGTGAGAAAGCTCACACAAACAAAGGAGCATGGaccaaagaagaagatgatcgtcTAATCTCTTATATCCGAGCACACGGCGAAGGCTGCTGGCGATCGCTCCCGAAAGCCGCAGGCCTTCTACGGTGCGGCAAGAGTTGCCGCCTCCGCTGGATCAACTATCTCCGCCCCGACCTCAAACGCGGCAACTTCACCGAAGAAGAAGACGAGCTCATCATCAAACTCCATAGTCTTCTTGGAAACAA GTGGTCTCTGATAGCCGGGAGATTACCAGGAAGAACGGATAATGAGATAAAGAACTACTGGAACACTCATATAAGAAGAAAGCTTTTGAACAGAGGGATTGACCCTGCAACTCACAGGCCAATCAACGAGGCAGCAGCTCAGGATGCCACCACTATATCTTTTGCTGCTTCTGctgtgaaagaagaaaaacccacaatTGGAATATTTGGGGGATCAAAAGACATGACCAAAATCCCTGACTTGAACCTTGAGCTTAGGATTAGCCCTCCTTGCCAAAACCAGCCCCACGATCATCATCAGCCATTGAAGATCAGTACAGCTGGTGGGAAGAGTTTATGTTTTGCTTGCAGCTTGGGATTGCAGAATAGCAAGGATTGTAGCTGCGGGGCTGCTAGTATTGGTGAGTAG